Sequence from the Nocardioides exalbidus genome:
CGCCACGCTCTGCGGGCCGCTGCGCTCGGGCGTGGCCCGCGACCGCGTGCGCCGCTACGTCGAGCTCGCGCGCAGCGAGGGCGGCGACATCGCGCTCGGCGGCACCACCCTCGACCGCAACGGCTGGTGGTTCGCGCCGACCGTCGTCGGCGGGCTCGACCGTCAGTCGCGGCTGGTGCGCGAGGAGGTCCTCGGCCCGCTGCTCATGGTCGTGCCGGACGCGCGGCGCGGCTCATCGGCACGTGCATGATGCCGTCCTCGTCGAACTCGGGTCCGGTCACCTCGAAGCCGTAGCCGCCGTATAAGCCGGCCAGCCCGGTCTGGGCGTCGAGCCGCACCTCGCGGTCGCCGCACAGCTCCATCGCCCGGTCCATCATCAGGCCCGAGAGCCCGCGACCTCGACCGGCCGGTGCGACCACCACGCGACCGATCCGGGCCCAGTCGCCGTCGTCGAGCACCCGGAGCGTCCCCACGACGGCCTGCCCGTCGGCCGAATCCTCCAGGAGCACGACGTGCGTCGTCGTCGGCTCCAGGTCGCGGCCGTCGAGGTCGGGGTAGGGGCAGTCCTGCTCGATGACGAACACCTGCTGCCGCAACCGCCAGACGTCGTACGCCGTGCGGGCGGGCAGGTCGTCGAACGTCGCGGTCAGCACGTGGATCCCGGGTGAGGTGGTCACGGCACGCAGCGTAG
This genomic interval carries:
- a CDS encoding GNAT family N-acetyltransferase, whose product is MTTSPGIHVLTATFDDLPARTAYDVWRLRQQVFVIEQDCPYPDLDGRDLEPTTTHVVLLEDSADGQAVVGTLRVLDDGDWARIGRVVVAPAGRGRGLSGLMMDRAMELCGDREVRLDAQTGLAGLYGGYGFEVTGPEFDEDGIMHVPMSRAARPARP